ATAGATCAGGAATCGTATCACTGTCCTCAATCGTAAATTCGACATTTTTTTGTGCAGCGATATGTAAAAAGTTTTGATGCATACTTGCTGCCATGTCACTTATATTTGTTGCTTCAAAAATCACATCTAGTTTCCCAGCTTCTACTTTCGATAAATCAAGTATGTCATTAATTAAAGTAAGTAAATCTTTTCCTGATGAATGAATGACGGTTGCTAATTCAATTTCATCGTCGGATAAATGATTATCATGATTTTCTTTTAACATTTCAGATAATAGTAAAATACTATTTAACGGTGTGCGTAATTCATGTGACATATTTGCTAGAAATTCAGATTTGTATTTTGAGCTACGTAATAACTCACTTGCTTTTTCTTCTAATTCTGATTTAGTAATTTGTAAGTCAGCTGTCTTTTGCTCCGCCTCTTCCGTTCTAGACTCTAGTTGTTCATTCGTTGTTCGTAATTCTTCGGCTTGCATTTGTAGTTCTTCAGCTTGCGTTTGCAATTCTTCTGATTGAACTTGCAACTCTTCTGTCATTGCTTGTGATTCATGTAAAAGAGTTTGAATTCGCATACGTCCCATAATGCTATGGATTGTTAAACCTAGATTATCAACAGTTTGTTGAATTAAGTCTTGATGTAAGTCTGAAATCTCAGTTACACTTACTAACTCCATTACTGCGATCACTTCATCCTCAAATAAGATAGGGATGACTAGTAGGTTTTTAGGGCGTATTTCTAATAATCCAGTAGTAACGTAACGAAACTCTTCAGGTATGTCCCTGAGAATAAAACTTTTCTTTTCTAAAGCAGACTGTCCAATGAAACCTTCACCCATTTTAATGGACTGTTTTCCAACATCAGGACCTTGACCGGCGAAAGAAGCTTTTTTTACATAGTAGACAGTGTCTTCAATTTCTTCACGTACATAAAATGCACCGCAAGAAGTTTGCGTTTTTTGTATAACCCCACTAAGAATTTTGCTACCTAACATCTCAATAGAAGATACACCTTGATACATTAAAATTAATTCTGCAAGCTCGGTTTGCAACCACTCTCTTTTCGATATTTCGTCTAGTAAGTGGTTCGTTGTGTGAGCTAGATCTTTTATTTCATCATGGCTGTTTACATGAATTCTTTCTGTAATTTTTTCTTTAGAAGAAATGGATTTAATAGCTTGAATTACATTTTTAATCGTTTTTGTAATGGAATTCGAAATATAGAGTGAAATGATAATGGAAATACAAGAAAGTAAGAACAATAAGCTGTATAACCAAATCTCTAATTTATTATTTTCAGTATCTAATTGTGCAGCTCTTTTTTTCGTTAGTTGCTCTTCTACACTACGGAAGTTAGTTAGCTGCGATTGTAATGATTGAATTTGAGTCGTGTCGATTGCTTGTACGTTATTATTATTGTGATTTGTAATGAATGGGTGAATCTCTTTATTAATCCAACTAGTAATGTTTTCATTAATCTGTTTTAATTTTTCTTGCTGAGAAGGGTTATCCTCTAATAGAGCTAAAAGATCTTGATAATGTTTTTCGTAATCCTTTTCCGCAGCGTTAAGGGATTGAACGTAATTTGCATCATTAGAAGTGATAAATCCTTTCGCTTTATTTTCAATTGTGAGTAAATCTTTCTCCACTTGATTCGTTAAATTAAGAACTTTAAAATCGTGCTCAATAATAAAATTACGAGATTTTTGTAAACTGGAAATCTCATTGTTTAGCATAATGAAAGAAATAAGTAAGAACAAAATGATAACTAAATAACCAGCCATAATTTTGTAGCGAATACTAAATTTTGCTTTCGATTTCATCAAAAATTCCTACCTTCAAGATTATTAAAAGTTTTCAATCGTAAAGAATGAAAACGTAATATATATTATATCAGTTTTCGTAAGGCCAAACTAGAAATCCCCCTATTGTATTAGGGGGTTCGTTTTTCATAGAGGAAATCATTTTGAAATATAAAACTATATATGAAAAGTAACAATCGAGGGAATAGGAGAATCATAAAACTTTTAAGCAGGAAAAAGTGTTCTTAAAGCTTTTTTTGCATCTATTCCTTCAAAGATAAATAATACAAGTTCTTTCTTTTTGACAGTAAGGAAAAATGATACTAATGTGCTTAAGTTTTTAATAGAAGTAAGTGCTCCATGTTTACCTATAAATACATTCGTTTGAAATGTTGTCATTAAAGCATAAAAATGATGAATCTGCGTTATTGTAGGTGTTTCATTATAAAGAATAGTAGTAGATTGAATGGCATTCATCGTAATATTCCTTTCTGTATAGTAAGCATAACAATATAAACGTACCCGTTTTAAAAAATGTTAAACATATAAAATTAAAAAAATATAATTATAGTTTTTTACGTTTAGAAAGGGTTGGGAAGGGTATACATATACCATAAAGAGATTGACCGAAGATGAATTGTAAGGTTCTATACTTTTACTTTAAATAAAAAGGAGACTGTTACATATGGATAAAATGATAACGGATATTACATTTGACTTCATTTACTTGTTAAGTAGTTCTCTTGTAGTCCTTTTATTATTAGCATTTTTCGTAAATGGTTATGTGAATAAAAAAATTAGTGTATATAAAAACGAAGAGTAATAAAGATAAATGATATAAAACTTTAGGAGGTTACTAGTTATGAATGTAGATAGAAAAATAGTAGGTATTTTTAGAACAATTGATGATGCAGCACTCGTTATTAATGAATTAAAAGATAAAGGGTATGCGGCTAATAACATTTCAGCTATTGCAAAGAATCAAGAGGAAATTGAACACCTGGAAGAAAAATCGGGTGAAAAAGTGAATCATGAAACTGCACATAAAGGGGATATTTTTTCAGCGACAGGGCTTGTAGCTGGAGGAGTAGCAGGTGGACTCGGTGGTTTATTAACAGGTCTTGGTGTACTTGCCGTATCTGGACTGGGCCCAATTGTAGCAGCGGGACCTATTGCGGCAGCTATTGGAGGAGCCGGTATTGGCGGAGGAGCTGGAAGTTTAATAGGAGCTTTTATCGGATTAGGCATTCCAGAAGAACACGCTAAGAAATATGAAGAATACATTCACGATGGAAATATATTAATTTTAGTAGATGCAACATTAGATGATAAGTTAGAAATTTATAAAATATTTGATAAGCACAATGCGTATAACTCTGATTTCTTTAAATAATATGTACGTCACATATTTAAACATAATGAATATCGTTTTTTGATCTTACAACTTTGGCGCGACCGAGGAGTCGTATGACTATAAGAGAGGAAGGGCTTATAGTAAAAGATCAAGTCCTATTATGATATTGAGAAAGGAAGAGGTGTCTTTTCGTGATTGTAAAAATATTAAAGGATAGTAGTAATAGCTTCCTTTGTACAGTGCAAAATAAAAATGGAGAGAAGTATGTAAAGAAATGGTTTCATAAACAGGGAAACAAGGAAGAATTAGGACGACCAACTTTTAAACAAGTAGAAAAGGACTGGAGAGAAAATAGAGAATCGTTTATGTATCCAAATGTGAAAGCGTTTTATTAAATGGAATAGGCGTTTTATTCTTACAAAATTGTCACACTCCTGTAAGGTAATTCAATAGATTCGTTGCTTGTTCCATGTCATAATAAAGACATAAGAAAGCTTATTCAAACTACAACTTATTAGGAGAGTGTCAGTCATGATTGTAACAACAACTTCTGGAATTCAAGGTAAAGAAATTATTGAGTATATTGATATTGTAAATGGTGAAGCTATTATGGGTGCAAATATTGTCCGCGATTTATTCGCTTCTGTTCGTGATGTTGTCGGTGGTCGTGCTGGTTCTTACGAAAGTAAGCTAAAAGAAGCACGTGATATCGCAATGGATGAAATGAAAGAACTTGCAAAACAAAAAGGTGCGAACGCTATCGTTGGTGTTGACGTAGATTATGAGGTTGTTCGTGACGGAATGTTAATGGTTGCTGTAAGTGGTACAGCTGTACGTATATAAGTAAATAAAAAACAGGCTCGCCCCTTGGAGTTTATACTTTGAGGGGATTTTTTTGTTCATAACTAAAGGTAAGAGGGAGAAGAGCCAATATACTCGCCTGCTTATTTCAAATGTAGTATATTATTTTTAAAGATAAAAGTAATAATATGGAAAAACGTTAACTTTATGACAAATAATAAAATTGTTATTTGAGGTAAGAAGAGAAATAATGGTATGAATAGCTTTAGAGAGTGTATAGTTGATAGAAATAAACGATTGAGCATGTAAAGAGTGATAGTACATAAAATTTATTATGAATGGAGGCGATTACATTATGTTTTGGTTAGGGTGTTTTTTAGGATACATTGTAGGATCTGTTATTACATGTGCTCTACTTTACTATGGATATAGATCTAATGAAAACAAAAAAGCGAATATACAAAAGAGGGAGGAGAGGAAAATCAATCAAAAAGGTGTATAGGATGTGGAAGGTACGGTGATAACGTTGATGCAAAAATAAAGGGCAGTACATATTTTGATGACAACTATGTACTGTCCCGCTTATTTTTTTGATTAGGAAAAGTTGTTTCCTGTCTTGCTATAAATTTCATAGGCGAAAAACCCCAATAAATAGCCGATTCCGGATCCTAAACTCACTGCAAGAAGTGAATAAACCGGGAAAAACATGCCGAAAATCAAACCAATTATACAGCCAATAAACATTCCTATCGGTATGAAACTGTCTAATAAAATTTGAGCCTCATTTGATTTTTTCTTACCCAATTTGCCGTGCTTATATTTATGTTCCAATCTTTTTATTACAAATACTACAATTCCCCCGACTAGTATAACAGGCCAAATTGCCGAAATGAACCACATGTTAGAAGCTCCTTTCACCTTTTAATAGAATTATACCAGATACTTACAAATTTTCGTTCCTAAATGTATTATCTAGTCTATTTAAAAGGTCAATCAAAAAGCCCACTTCAATTGTAGTTAATAACTCGTCAAAAACACTTTCCCTTTCGTTTTCTCAGCAGACTGCACAACATCAACTGCCGTTTTCACATCCGCTAAGTCATACGTAGAATGGACCTTCATAAAACGTAATTGCTCATTTTCTACTAAGCGAATTAAATGACGAAACGTTTCTTGCCATTTATATGGTGATACTTCTTTATTCCAATGTCGTAAATGAAATATGTTCGCGTGCACTTTTGCTTTCGTGACAATCTCTGCCCAGTTCACTTGTATTCCTGATAGAAGACCGATCGTTAAAAAGTGCCCGTTTGGACGTACGGAGAAAGCTAATTCATTTCCATCCGGTCCTCCGATAGAATCAATTGCAGCATCCGCACCGAGCCCGTTCGTTAATTCCATAACGGTTTCATAAAGCGGGGCAGTGGAAGTATCAATTACATATGCAGCACCAAGGCGCAGTAACTCTTCTGTATGCTTATTATTTCTTGTAACGGCAATGAATCGGAAGTTTAAAATTTGTGATAGCTGCGCAAATAGATGTCCAATAGCGGATCCACAAGCATTCACTAATAAAACGTCATTACTCTGTAAGTTTAACGTTTCTGTACAAGTAACCCACGCCGTAAGAGGATTAATATACATTTGTGCCGCTGTGAAATCATCAATGGAATCCGGAATAGGAACTACAAAGTCAGCTGACGTCTTCACATATTCTTGCCAAGTACCGTCTCCGCGTAACGGTAAAACACGTTTACCGATAAGGTCTCTCGTAACGCCCGCGCCCACATCTTCTACAATACCAACACCTTCATAGCCAGGTATGTTAGGTAAAGGGATTCTATGAGCGTACGCCCCCGTTATTGGAATTAAGTCAGATGGATTAATCGGTCTAACTAGCATATGAACTAAAACTTCATTCTCTTTTAATGGTTCTATATTTTTATATTCAACTTGTAACACATCTTTTGGGTTACCAAACTCATGAAATTGAATGTATTTTCCGTGCAAGATAAATGTGCCCCCTTAGTTTGATAAGGTTAATTATAGCATTTTTGGTTAGAGTGATTATTTTGTTATCAAAAAATAAAAGGGAACAGAAATTCGTCGTTTATCTAGTTGATAAAATCGATTTCTTCTGAATACGTAGTAATATAAGAAAAAGACACTCTTGTGAGCGTCTTTTTCTAACTTGAGATAGATGCATTATTATTGTTCTACTAGGTTACATAGTTCTCGTATAAAGTTTTCTCACACAAATGATCTGTGTATCAATTTGTTTTTGATATACAGATCATTTGTATGATAATTATTATAGATAATTGCTGAATGATAACCTTACATGAATGCTTTTAAAAGCTCTTGAACTAATGGAATTACTCCACCTACAAATTTTAAAACTGCCATTGCGATTTCCATATGAGTGCCTCCTTTTTTAATGGTAAGATGCAATAAATCTTTATACGCTTATTATAGTAAGCGTTTACAATTATATCAATGCATTTCGATATGCAATATTTCATATTTATATTCTGTAATGGGGATGGAAAAAAGCCCAACTAATTAAAGTTTCACTTTATCAAAATGTAAGCTGCATCTTGTATAATATAATAATGGAGGTCGAATATGAAAAAAATGAATTCAAATATAGACGTGGATACAAATGTATTGGAAGCGGTATTTATTCCAAGAAGGTTTGTTGTTTTATGGATTACACTCGTATATATAGCTTCAATGCTTTTAGAATTTCGTAATAATATTCTCTCAATGGATAGTTTCTTCTTCACAATAATTATTGTTATTCATACTATCTTTCATTGGTATGCAAGTTCATTAAAGAATAGACAATTGTTGTATTTCTTTTTTATACAACTCTTCATTGTGTTTCTTGCTGCATTTATTGTACCAAATGGTTCAATAGCTATTTTTGTTGGATTAACGCCTATTTTAATTGCCCAAAGTCTATATGTTTATAACAATATATTTAAAGTAATGGCAGTTTTTACTCTCATGTATGCCATATTTTGTACTGCGATTAGTATGAATTATGGTGTGAATAAAGTAGCTATTCTTATCTCTATGTTCCTTTTAGTACTAGCAATTATTATTCCTTTTTCTTATATTAATAAGCAGCAATATGCTGCACGTAATCGCATACAGAGCTACATTCAAGAGTTAGAGTCTGCATATATGAGAGTAGAAGAATTGACATTAGCTAATGAAAGGCAGCGAATGGCAAGGGATTTACACGATACGTTAGCGCAAGGTGTAGCAAGCTTAATTATGCAATTGGAAGCAATAGATGCTCATATGCAAAAAGGGAATACAGGGCGATCTCAAGAAATTATGAAACAAACTATGATAAGAGCGAGACAAACTTTACACGACGCAAGGCTGGTTATTGATGATTTGCGTCATACTACTAATTCATTTAATAAAGCTGTAGAGGAAGAAGTTCAACGTTTTTCTGAGGCTACGTCTATACATGTGAGATTTACTATTCAAAGCCCCCCGCATATTTCAAGTTTAGTAAAGGAACATTGTTTATATGTAATTAGTGAATGTTTAACGAATATCGCAAAACATTCGCAGGCAAAAGATGTAAATTTGAAAGTTGAATATAGCGATAACCTTGAAAAACTTACTATTGAAGTTGAAGATAATGGAATTGGTTTTGACACTGGATATATCGGTAAGAGCCCTGGACATTACGGCTTAATTGGCTTAAATGAGCGAGTTCGATTGATTAATGGAGAAATACATATATTGAGTGAAAAGATGAAGGGTACGAAAGTGTGTATTCAAGTACCTATCAATAATGAAGGAGATAGCAATGAAGTATAACGTATTAATTGTGGATGATCATTTCGTTGTAAGAGAGGGTCTGAAATTAATAATAGAAACGAGTGATTCATTTCAAATTATAGGTGAGGCTGCAAACGGAGAAGAAGCCCTTTCTTTCATAGAAAAAAAGAAACCTGATGTTATTTTAATGGATTTAAATATGCCTAAAATGAGTGGTTTAGAAACAATTGAGGCTTTAAATAAAAAACAAAATCATACGCCGATTATTATATTAACTACTTATAACGAAGATGAATTAATGTTAAAGGGAATTGAGTTAGGAGCAAAAGGATATTTGCTAAAAGATACGGATCGTGAGAATTTGTTTCGAACATTGGAAGCGGCTATTCGAGGTGAGATTTTACTACAACCTAATATTATGGAAAAGATAGTGAATTATAAAAGGAAAGAAGTATATGCTGATAAGGTTGAAGAAAATAACTTAACAGAAAAAGAATTGTTTGTGTTGAAAGCTATTGCGCGTGGAAATAAGAATAAAGAAATTGCATTCGATATGGGAATAGCTGAACGAACAGTAAAAGCGTATTTAACAAATATATACAATAAATTAGGTGTTAATTCAAGGTCAGAAGCAGTAGCTGTATCTATTGAAAGGAAGTTAATTCATTTTTAAAACATTATATATGCCCAATCGTACATTATAGGCTTGCCCTTTTGTACGATTTTTTTATTATTTTCTCATGTTATGCTTTAGAAAGTATGAGAGATTTAAGAACGCTCTAATTGCATTACACAGACGTTTTTAATGTGGGAAAGGAAGAAGAATAATTAAATGGCAACTTTGTTTTTAATTTCTGTAGTAATTTTCTTTATTTGGCTGCAAAGTAAACAAACAAAATTAAACTGGATATATATTATTACTTTTCTCCTGATGATAGGGATTATTACTTATACGGCGCCGCAACCAATGACTAGAGATTTACAAGCAGAGTTATTGGCAGTTACGCTTTTTTCTTTCGCTATGGGTGTTTGGCAAGGTGGAGGAATTACAGTTTGTTATGAGGATGGAGTTTTATATATTACAAATGGAAAACAGTATTCCATTTCATGGATTCTTTTAATAATCGGCAACATAATTATTACTAATACATTTGAAGGCGGATTTACATTTAATGGATCGTGGATTATTTTGTGTAGCGTTGTCATTGCATCTGGGGTGAAAAACAGTATTCTATGTATTCTATACAAATTAACAGTGCGAAATTGAATGGGAAAAGGATATTTTTTTATATTGATATAGAAATTAATTCTGTAAGTTCATCAAAAGATTGTAGTCGATAAAAACGAGAAGGAAGAATGGGGGAGTTAGCGTAGATGTTTCTACCTATTACTACATTTGATAGGTTTATTTGGCTGGGGAATGTTGCTTCCTCTTCAGAAAAGATTAACAGGAATCTGGCGTTTTCGAAGGCTGAAGAAAGTAATGTTAATTTGTGTAAAAAGAAATGTATAGGTTCAATTAATGATATGCATCAAAAAATAACGATAGCTTCTGTGGAATATGTTCATAATTTTGTGTTGGGTCGTGCAGAACCTCATTCAACAATTGTCATAACAAGTGGTGATATGTATGTTGGAAGCGGACGGGTTAATAAGTATGGGGAATTTAAAGTATGTACGAATGATTATCTAGAAAGAGATTTGGTAATAGAGATTCAGTTGATAATGGGTGGTTTTTATCAAGAGAGTATAACGGTAAAGATAGAACGTTAAGATAGGATTATTTCTTTTTTACCACTATATAAAAAGGAAGCAACCGTAGTCGCTTCCTACATCAATTAAGCCGAAGCTCTTTTCATTCTCTCAAGTAAACTAGATAACACATGCGTACGATACGATTCTAGTTTTTTGCCTTCATAAGTACGAATACCTAATTTTTTAAGTTCTTTTACATACCAACCTTTGCTTCCGAAATACATGTAATCGCTCCCCTTCAACTTTGTTTTATTTGTTCTGATTGCATATGGAGGTACAGGTAATATAATGAAGGAAATGAATTTCGCGCGAAAATGGTTAACTTTGTTGCAAAAGACATATATACTAAAGGTAGTATATAACGAGGTGGGCAAGACGTGATTATAGAGAAGCACGAAATTCAAATTGACCAAATTACGAGCGGTAAAGTGAATATCTTTACTTTCTACAGAAATAGAAAGCAAATTGATGATCATTTTTTACGATTGCAAGAACCATCGCTTACAGCAAACTACTTCTATCATTTTCATTTTGATGTAGAGAGCTTGCATCTACTGCAGAAGGAGTTTCCAAGCGTATATCCGTACGACGGTAGTGAAACGATTCACGACTGGACGGAAAAGATGAAAGCAGAGTTGCAACATCAGATCCAAACAGGAAAATGGAATAAGCGCGTACGTATCGGTAATCGCATTCTAGATGTGGTGTTTACGTGGTGTGACGAAGATATAGTAGAGTGAAAAAGAAGCGGATGACGCTTCTTTTTTTAGCGCTGGAATAAAACGAGCTTACCTGCAGAAGATGTGCAGCGATGTGTTTTTTCATACAATCCTTTTTCTCTTAAAATAGATTCACCTTTTGCTTTCGCTTCTTTTTCAGTTGCCGCCTCGAATGATTCGTCTAATGCTTTAGAACCATCTTTTTCAAAGACTGTTAGAACGTATACTCCCATGGAAATTCCCTCCAATAATAGAAATCAGAATCTTATAACTATTTTGGCATAAATCACTAGAATATGCAAAGAAATATATGACATTGCGTGTTACAATAAGGTGAAACTTTTGAAACATAGAAAGGATCGTTATTTGTGAAACAAGTGAAGTTTATACATGCGGCTGATTTGCATTTGGATAGTCCGTTTAAAGGAATGGAGATGAATGTACCGCAGTCTGTTTGGGAGAGAA
This Bacillus paramycoides DNA region includes the following protein-coding sequences:
- a CDS encoding general stress protein; translation: MNVDRKIVGIFRTIDDAALVINELKDKGYAANNISAIAKNQEEIEHLEEKSGEKVNHETAHKGDIFSATGLVAGGVAGGLGGLLTGLGVLAVSGLGPIVAAGPIAAAIGGAGIGGGAGSLIGAFIGLGIPEEHAKKYEEYIHDGNILILVDATLDDKLEIYKIFDKHNAYNSDFFK
- a CDS encoding YbjQ family protein, coding for MIVTTTSGIQGKEIIEYIDIVNGEAIMGANIVRDLFASVRDVVGGRAGSYESKLKEARDIAMDEMKELAKQKGANAIVGVDVDYEVVRDGMLMVAVSGTAVRI
- a CDS encoding zinc-dependent alcohol dehydrogenase family protein, whose product is MHGKYIQFHEFGNPKDVLQVEYKNIEPLKENEVLVHMLVRPINPSDLIPITGAYAHRIPLPNIPGYEGVGIVEDVGAGVTRDLIGKRVLPLRGDGTWQEYVKTSADFVVPIPDSIDDFTAAQMYINPLTAWVTCTETLNLQSNDVLLVNACGSAIGHLFAQLSQILNFRFIAVTRNNKHTEELLRLGAAYVIDTSTAPLYETVMELTNGLGADAAIDSIGGPDGNELAFSVRPNGHFLTIGLLSGIQVNWAEIVTKAKVHANIFHLRHWNKEVSPYKWQETFRHLIRLVENEQLRFMKVHSTYDLADVKTAVDVVQSAEKTKGKVFLTSY
- a CDS encoding YflJ family protein, which gives rise to MYFGSKGWYVKELKKLGIRTYEGKKLESYRTHVLSSLLERMKRASA
- a CDS encoding YhzD family protein, whose translation is MGVYVLTVFEKDGSKALDESFEAATEKEAKAKGESILREKGLYEKTHRCTSSAGKLVLFQR
- a CDS encoding sensor histidine kinase is translated as MKKMNSNIDVDTNVLEAVFIPRRFVVLWITLVYIASMLLEFRNNILSMDSFFFTIIIVIHTIFHWYASSLKNRQLLYFFFIQLFIVFLAAFIVPNGSIAIFVGLTPILIAQSLYVYNNIFKVMAVFTLMYAIFCTAISMNYGVNKVAILISMFLLVLAIIIPFSYINKQQYAARNRIQSYIQELESAYMRVEELTLANERQRMARDLHDTLAQGVASLIMQLEAIDAHMQKGNTGRSQEIMKQTMIRARQTLHDARLVIDDLRHTTNSFNKAVEEEVQRFSEATSIHVRFTIQSPPHISSLVKEHCLYVISECLTNIAKHSQAKDVNLKVEYSDNLEKLTIEVEDNGIGFDTGYIGKSPGHYGLIGLNERVRLINGEIHILSEKMKGTKVCIQVPINNEGDSNEV
- a CDS encoding response regulator; protein product: MKSKAKFSIRYKIMAGYLVIILFLLISFIMLNNEISSLQKSRNFIIEHDFKVLNLTNQVEKDLLTIENKAKGFITSNDANYVQSLNAAEKDYEKHYQDLLALLEDNPSQQEKLKQINENITSWINKEIHPFITNHNNNNVQAIDTTQIQSLQSQLTNFRSVEEQLTKKRAAQLDTENNKLEIWLYSLLFLLSCISIIISLYISNSITKTIKNVIQAIKSISSKEKITERIHVNSHDEIKDLAHTTNHLLDEISKREWLQTELAELILMYQGVSSIEMLGSKILSGVIQKTQTSCGAFYVREEIEDTVYYVKKASFAGQGPDVGKQSIKMGEGFIGQSALEKKSFILRDIPEEFRYVTTGLLEIRPKNLLVIPILFEDEVIAVMELVSVTEISDLHQDLIQQTVDNLGLTIHSIMGRMRIQTLLHESQAMTEELQVQSEELQTQAEELQMQAEELRTTNEQLESRTEEAEQKTADLQITKSELEEKASELLRSSKYKSEFLANMSHELRTPLNSILLLSEMLKENHDNHLSDDEIELATVIHSSGKDLLTLINDILDLSKVEAGKLDVIFEATNISDMAASMHQNFLHIAAQKNVEFTIEDSDTIPDLFYTDAKRIEQIIKNLLSNAFKFTETGSVSLHFDSISTTNLSPDMQSISNDWMKISVKDTGIGIAKEQHQLIFEAFQQADGATIRKYGGTGLGLSICKEFARLLGGWITLESHVGEGSTFTVYIPNLPNGLTDVQVSNLEVAATIEDVIPAEVVEETIVTPETNNVFQEKTILIVDDDHRNIFALQNALKKQHANIITAQNGIECLDILKNNTNIDLILMDIMMPNMDGYETMEHIRMNLGLHEIPIIALTAKAMPNDKEKCLSAGASDYISKPLNLHQLYSVMSVWLIK
- a CDS encoding response regulator, coding for MKYNVLIVDDHFVVREGLKLIIETSDSFQIIGEAANGEEALSFIEKKKPDVILMDLNMPKMSGLETIEALNKKQNHTPIIILTTYNEDELMLKGIELGAKGYLLKDTDRENLFRTLEAAIRGEILLQPNIMEKIVNYKRKEVYADKVEENNLTEKELFVLKAIARGNKNKEIAFDMGIAERTVKAYLTNIYNKLGVNSRSEAVAVSIERKLIHF
- a CDS encoding DUF4028 family protein, whose protein sequence is MIVKILKDSSNSFLCTVQNKNGEKYVKKWFHKQGNKEELGRPTFKQVEKDWRENRESFMYPNVKAFY